Proteins found in one Aquibium microcysteis genomic segment:
- a CDS encoding VWA domain-containing protein: protein MSRDAGPDRSWADAVAAACLLAIDPEGLVGVHLRARAGPARDRWVDLALGCFPKGAARRRLPAGCDPARLAGGLDVAATLAAGRPILDIGLLAAAHGGTIVVPMAERLDRAQTATVCAAIDRGAVRLERDGFSGDLPARFALLALDEGAEPGETIPFPLAERLAFAIDLSGVAAMEECAPDMDTLLAARSRLPGIRLDDGLLDALAALAMAHSPRRLLFLVRATRAAAAMRGSPAVETEDAALALRLVLGVQAVAEAAQQSPPPPPPDPAQERRENAEDGAQLADVVLEAAAAVLPPGLLEGAGAPATRKGRSSGAGAARTGGRRGPAVGIASKAPYPGARPDVLATLRAAAPWQAIRRGQGREDRGDAPAGGIMVRTDDFRWLRRREPQGTTVVFVVDASGSAAAARLAEAKGAVELLLAESYRRRDEVALIAFRGTGADLVLPPTRSLVRAKRALAALPGGGGTPLADAILAADSLAGTVTRTGREAVAVFLTDGRPNIGFGGAPGRQRAAEDAERAAAVFRAGRTRGVVIDTASRPQAALAGLARRLGAEYSPLPHGDSRRISRELSAHLHART, encoded by the coding sequence ATGAGCCGGGATGCCGGGCCCGACCGGAGCTGGGCCGACGCCGTCGCCGCCGCCTGTCTCCTCGCGATCGACCCCGAAGGCCTCGTCGGGGTGCATCTTCGGGCCCGCGCCGGCCCCGCGCGCGACCGCTGGGTGGACCTTGCCCTCGGCTGCTTCCCGAAAGGGGCAGCGCGGCGGCGGCTCCCGGCCGGCTGCGACCCTGCCCGCCTGGCGGGAGGTCTCGACGTGGCAGCGACGCTGGCCGCCGGCCGGCCGATCCTCGACATCGGGCTTCTGGCTGCAGCGCATGGCGGCACGATCGTCGTGCCGATGGCCGAACGGCTCGACCGCGCCCAGACGGCCACCGTCTGCGCCGCCATCGACCGCGGCGCCGTGAGGCTCGAGCGCGACGGCTTTTCCGGCGACCTGCCGGCGCGTTTCGCGCTGCTCGCTCTCGACGAGGGCGCCGAGCCGGGCGAGACGATTCCGTTCCCGCTCGCCGAACGGCTCGCCTTCGCCATCGATCTTTCGGGCGTCGCCGCCATGGAAGAATGCGCCCCGGACATGGACACGCTCCTCGCCGCGCGATCGCGGCTGCCCGGTATCCGTCTCGACGATGGCCTGCTCGATGCGCTGGCTGCGCTCGCCATGGCGCATTCGCCGCGCCGGCTCCTCTTCCTGGTCCGGGCCACCCGTGCCGCAGCCGCGATGCGCGGCAGTCCGGCCGTCGAGACCGAAGACGCAGCCCTGGCCCTGCGGCTCGTCCTCGGCGTTCAGGCCGTCGCGGAAGCCGCGCAGCAATCCCCGCCGCCACCGCCGCCGGATCCTGCGCAGGAGCGGCGGGAGAACGCCGAGGACGGCGCCCAACTGGCCGATGTCGTGCTGGAGGCCGCCGCCGCCGTACTGCCGCCAGGCCTGCTCGAAGGGGCCGGCGCGCCCGCCACCCGCAAGGGCCGCAGCAGCGGCGCCGGAGCGGCGAGGACGGGTGGGCGCCGCGGACCGGCCGTCGGCATCGCGTCGAAGGCACCCTATCCGGGAGCACGGCCGGACGTGCTCGCCACCTTGCGCGCCGCGGCTCCGTGGCAGGCGATCCGCCGCGGTCAGGGTCGCGAAGACCGCGGGGATGCTCCGGCAGGAGGCATCATGGTGCGGACCGACGATTTCCGCTGGCTGCGCCGCCGCGAACCGCAGGGCACCACGGTGGTGTTCGTGGTCGACGCTTCCGGCTCGGCCGCCGCCGCGCGGCTGGCCGAAGCCAAGGGCGCCGTCGAGCTGCTGCTGGCCGAGAGCTACCGCCGGCGCGACGAAGTGGCGCTCATCGCCTTCCGCGGCACCGGCGCCGACCTCGTGCTGCCGCCGACGCGATCGCTGGTTCGCGCCAAGCGGGCGCTCGCCGCTCTGCCGGGCGGCGGTGGCACCCCGCTCGCCGATGCGATCCTGGCGGCCGACTCGCTGGCCGGCACGGTCACGCGCACGGGGCGGGAGGCTGTCGCCGTGTTCCTGACCGACGGCCGCCCCAACATCGGCTTCGGCGGCGCGCCGGGCCGGCAACGGGCGGCGGAAGACGCCGAACGTGCGGCCGCGGTGTTCCGTGCAGGCCGGACGCGCGGCGTCGTCATCGACACGGCCTCCCGCCCGCAGGCCGCACTGGCGGGCCTCGCGCGCAGGCTCGGCGCGGAGTATTCTCCCCTGCCGCACGGCGACAGCCGGCGGATCAGCCGCGAGCTCTCCGCGCACCTGCACGCCCGGACCTGA
- the bchO gene encoding alpha/beta fold hydrolase BchO: MERPDWNRQGRDWPNREASRFVSAARLNWHVQVMGRGPALLLLHGTGAASHSWRDVAPRLADRYTVIVPDLPGHGFTAMPPSEGMSLPGMAMRVAALVSELGLAPGVVVGHSAGAAIAIQMALDLRLAPDLILSLNGAIKPIRGAGVFSPLARLLFLNPLAPRLFSWRAQAPGATERLLAGTGSTIDARGVALYERLFRTAGHIEATLGMMAAWDLDDLPRRIAQLNPRLLLVAAAGDRAIPPGDATELARRTPRAEALLLPTGGHLVHEERPDEIAALIAGRAAAEHA; encoded by the coding sequence ATGGAGCGGCCGGATTGGAACAGGCAGGGCCGCGACTGGCCGAACCGCGAAGCGAGCCGTTTCGTGTCGGCCGCGCGTCTGAACTGGCACGTCCAGGTGATGGGCCGGGGACCCGCGCTGCTCTTGCTGCACGGAACCGGGGCGGCCAGCCACAGCTGGCGCGACGTCGCTCCCCGTCTCGCCGACCGCTACACCGTCATCGTGCCCGATCTCCCCGGCCACGGCTTCACGGCGATGCCGCCGTCGGAGGGAATGTCCCTGCCCGGAATGGCAATGCGCGTCGCCGCCCTCGTCTCCGAACTGGGCCTGGCGCCCGGCGTCGTCGTCGGCCATTCGGCGGGCGCGGCCATTGCCATCCAGATGGCGCTCGACCTGCGCCTGGCGCCCGACCTGATCCTCTCGCTGAACGGCGCGATCAAGCCCATCCGCGGCGCGGGCGTGTTCTCGCCGCTCGCCAGACTGCTCTTCCTCAATCCGCTCGCGCCGCGCCTGTTTTCCTGGCGGGCGCAGGCACCGGGCGCGACGGAACGGCTGCTGGCCGGGACCGGCTCGACCATCGATGCGCGCGGCGTCGCGCTCTATGAGAGGCTGTTCCGGACGGCGGGCCATATCGAGGCGACGCTCGGCATGATGGCGGCCTGGGACCTGGACGACCTGCCGCGGCGCATCGCACAGCTGAATCCGCGGCTGCTGCTCGTGGCCGCCGCCGGCGACAGGGCGATCCCGCCCGGCGACGCGACCGAACTCGCGCGCCGCACGCCAAGGGCCGAAGCGCTGCTGCTGCCGACGGGCGGGCACCTCGTCCATGAGGAGCGCCCGGACGAGATCGCCGCGCTGATCGCCGGTCGGGCAGCGGCGGAGCACGCCTGA
- the crtI gene encoding phytoene desaturase family protein translates to MLTSPDRNRRFDPTGRRPHAVVVGSGFGGLAAAVRLGARGFRVTVLERLERLGGRASVLVQDGFTFDRGPTIVTAPFLFEELWTLAGRRMQDDLDLRALDPFYRIRFDDGSHVDCWRDADAMRAEVARVAPGDVEGWDRFMTMAREICRIGFEQLGHRPFSSFADMLRIAPDLIRLQGWRSVHGLVASFVRSTKLRTVLSFHPLLIGGNPFRAPAIYCLIPDLERRWGVHYPLGGVGRLVDGLAGLIAGQGGMLRTRAEVAEIETKDGRATGVRLVSGERIAANLVVSNADAATTYGRLLDKAAARRWSDRRIERARHSMGLLVWFFGTSGRFDAVGHHTILLGPRYRGLIEDVFERKRLTDDFSIYLHRPSASDPGVAPAGCDAFYALTPVPNLKGDVDWSVESERRRAAIERRLAETVMPGLPGRIVTSRVITPVDFRDDYLSAYGAGFGFEPVLTQSAWFRPHNRSETVRDLFLVGAGTHPGAGLPGVLSSARILDTVVPDASAYLR, encoded by the coding sequence ATGTTGACAAGCCCCGACCGCAACCGAAGGTTCGACCCGACCGGCCGGCGGCCGCACGCGGTCGTCGTCGGCTCCGGCTTCGGCGGCCTCGCGGCAGCCGTCCGGCTCGGGGCCCGCGGCTTCCGGGTGACCGTTCTGGAGCGGCTCGAGCGGCTCGGCGGCCGCGCCTCCGTCCTTGTCCAGGACGGGTTCACCTTCGATCGGGGACCGACCATCGTCACGGCGCCTTTCCTGTTCGAGGAACTCTGGACGCTCGCCGGGCGGCGGATGCAGGACGACCTCGACCTGCGCGCGCTCGACCCCTTCTACCGCATCCGCTTCGACGACGGCTCGCATGTCGACTGCTGGCGCGACGCCGACGCCATGCGCGCCGAAGTCGCGCGCGTCGCACCCGGTGACGTCGAGGGCTGGGACCGCTTCATGACGATGGCCCGCGAGATCTGCCGCATCGGCTTCGAGCAGCTCGGCCACCGGCCGTTCTCGTCCTTCGCCGACATGCTGCGCATCGCACCCGATCTCATCCGCCTTCAGGGCTGGCGCAGCGTCCACGGTCTCGTCGCGTCCTTCGTCCGCTCGACGAAGCTGCGCACCGTGCTGAGCTTCCATCCTCTCCTCATCGGCGGCAACCCGTTCCGTGCCCCCGCCATCTACTGCCTGATCCCGGATCTCGAGCGGCGCTGGGGCGTGCACTATCCCCTCGGCGGCGTCGGCCGGCTGGTCGACGGCCTCGCAGGACTGATCGCCGGGCAAGGCGGGATGCTGCGCACGCGGGCCGAAGTCGCGGAAATCGAGACGAAGGACGGCCGCGCCACAGGCGTGCGGCTCGTCTCCGGTGAACGCATCGCTGCGAATCTCGTCGTCTCGAACGCCGATGCGGCCACCACCTATGGCCGCCTGCTCGACAAGGCGGCGGCCCGCCGCTGGAGCGACCGCCGGATCGAGCGCGCGCGCCATTCGATGGGCCTGCTCGTCTGGTTCTTCGGCACGAGCGGCCGCTTCGATGCCGTCGGCCATCACACCATCCTGCTCGGCCCGCGCTACAGGGGCCTGATCGAGGACGTCTTCGAGCGCAAGCGCCTGACGGACGACTTCTCCATCTACCTCCACCGTCCGAGCGCCAGCGATCCCGGCGTCGCGCCCGCGGGCTGCGATGCCTTCTACGCGCTGACCCCTGTCCCCAACCTGAAGGGCGACGTCGACTGGTCGGTCGAATCGGAGCGGCGCCGCGCGGCGATCGAGCGCCGTCTCGCGGAAACGGTGATGCCGGGCCTGCCCGGCCGCATCGTCACCTCGAGGGTGATCACGCCGGTCGACTTTCGCGACGACTACCTGTCCGCTTACGGCGCCGGCTTCGGCTTCGAACCGGTCCTGACGCAGAGCGCGTGGTTCCGCCCGCACAACCGCAGCGAAACCGTCCGCGACCTCTTCCTGGTCGGCGCGGGAACGCATCCGGGCGCCGGACTTCCGGGTGTGCTGTCGTCCGCCCGCATCCTCGACACGGTCGTGCCCGATGCCAGCGCCTACCTTCGATAG
- a CDS encoding phytoene/squalene synthase family protein, with the protein MPAPTFDRRFSTPADCAACRQAIRQGSRSFYLASLLLPVAIREPAYAVYAFCRMADDRIDKEDGGLHAVADMRALLDRVYAGAPGQSTVERAFADVVMAFAIPRALPDALLEGLAWDAQARRYETLADLRAYAMRVAGSVGAMMTLVMDRRLPAVLARACDLGVAMQLTNICRDVGEDARAGRLYLPLDMLRRHGIDPQRFLADPVCTPALRAVVAELLAEAEKLYDRSLSGIAALPASTRIGIAAARLLYREIGRGVAAGLDPVARRSVVAAPRKLALMLEAVGQSYPAEAPSAWPALDEARGMIRAVVRSAPPARSPAMPPWWRVEARALRMVELLHTFQRRPQAGRLPLGRAQRSQP; encoded by the coding sequence ATGCCAGCGCCTACCTTCGATAGACGCTTCTCGACCCCGGCCGACTGCGCGGCCTGCCGCCAGGCGATCCGCCAGGGCTCGCGCTCCTTCTACCTCGCCTCCCTCCTGTTGCCGGTGGCGATCCGGGAGCCGGCCTACGCCGTCTATGCCTTCTGCCGCATGGCCGACGACCGCATCGACAAGGAAGACGGCGGACTGCACGCGGTGGCGGACATGCGGGCGCTGCTCGACCGCGTCTACGCCGGCGCGCCCGGCCAAAGCACCGTCGAGCGCGCCTTCGCCGATGTCGTGATGGCCTTCGCCATTCCCCGCGCCCTCCCCGACGCGCTGCTGGAAGGGCTCGCCTGGGATGCGCAGGCGCGCCGCTACGAGACCTTGGCCGATCTTCGCGCCTATGCCATGCGCGTCGCAGGCTCCGTCGGCGCGATGATGACGCTGGTGATGGACCGCCGCCTGCCGGCGGTTCTCGCCCGTGCCTGCGACCTCGGCGTCGCCATGCAGCTCACCAATATCTGCCGCGACGTCGGCGAGGATGCCCGTGCCGGACGGCTCTATCTGCCCCTCGACATGCTGCGGCGACACGGCATCGATCCACAGCGGTTCCTCGCCGACCCCGTCTGCACGCCGGCGCTGCGGGCGGTCGTGGCGGAACTGCTGGCCGAGGCCGAGAAGCTCTACGACCGCTCTCTCAGCGGCATCGCGGCGCTTCCGGCATCGACGCGGATCGGAATCGCGGCCGCACGCCTGCTCTACCGGGAGATCGGACGCGGCGTCGCGGCCGGCCTCGACCCGGTCGCGCGTCGCTCCGTCGTCGCCGCGCCGCGCAAGCTCGCCCTCATGCTGGAAGCGGTCGGCCAGTCCTATCCGGCGGAGGCGCCCTCCGCGTGGCCGGCGCTCGACGAGGCTCGCGGCATGATCCGCGCGGTCGTCCGGTCGGCGCCGCCCGCGCGCAGCCCCGCGATGCCTCCCTGGTGGCGGGTCGAGGCGCGCGCCCTGCGGATGGTCGAACTGCTCCATACGTTCCAACGCCGCCCGCAGGCGGGGCGGCTGCCGCTGGGGCGGGCCCAGCGTTCGCAGCCGTGA
- a CDS encoding hydratase has protein sequence MTERGAGALARTPDQLTVGPSRMRWDGGKLVIEIEERAFPLPRRMAGRVVVDPGPLFGTVHALDADGLHRWRPVAPLARAAVSFDDPRLAWSGSAYVDMNAGDEPIENGFRSWTWSRTAVAGETTIFYDVETRRGGERGLALSYRADGSIGQAARPPVRPLPGTLWRVARSLRSAQAPSGIRTFEDTPFYTRTGCIAGEPGRAGPTVCESVDLDRFASPWVRMLLPFRMPRRR, from the coding sequence ATGACCGAGCGGGGCGCGGGGGCGCTGGCGCGGACGCCGGACCAGCTGACGGTCGGCCCGAGCAGGATGCGATGGGACGGAGGCAAGCTCGTCATCGAGATCGAGGAACGGGCCTTTCCGCTGCCGCGACGGATGGCGGGGCGCGTCGTCGTGGATCCGGGGCCGCTGTTCGGCACGGTGCACGCGCTCGATGCGGACGGCCTGCATCGCTGGCGGCCGGTGGCGCCGCTGGCGCGTGCGGCGGTATCCTTCGACGATCCGCGCCTGGCCTGGAGCGGATCGGCCTATGTCGACATGAATGCCGGCGACGAGCCGATCGAGAACGGCTTTCGCAGCTGGACATGGTCGCGCACGGCCGTCGCCGGCGAGACGACGATCTTCTACGACGTCGAGACGCGGCGGGGCGGGGAGAGGGGGCTGGCGCTGTCCTACCGTGCCGACGGCAGCATCGGGCAGGCGGCGCGTCCGCCGGTCCGGCCGCTGCCGGGTACGCTCTGGCGGGTGGCCCGCAGCCTCCGCTCGGCGCAGGCGCCGTCCGGCATCCGCACCTTCGAGGACACACCCTTCTACACCCGGACCGGCTGCATCGCGGGCGAGCCCGGCCGGGCCGGACCCACCGTCTGCGAAAGCGTCGATCTCGACCGCTTCGCATCGCCATGGGTGCGCATGCTTCTGCCGTTCCGGATGCCCCGGCGCCGCTAG
- the crtD gene encoding 1-hydroxycarotenoid 3,4-desaturase CrtD, translating into MAKEAFRSGGGETGRRVAVVGAGVGGLSAALLLASRGHRVTVLEKEPRPGGKLRAIEVAGRPVDSGPTVLTMRGIFEGLFAAAGLSFAERVPTTKADILARHWWPDGSRLDLYADVDRSAEAIGVFAGTREAKAYRAFCDRTREVFRTLDASFMREPEPGLPKLVAGGGIGGLAALARIRAFSSLWQVVSSHFADERLRQLFGRYATYCGSSPYAAPGPLMLVAHVEQSGVWLVEGGMRRLAEGLTGAATSAGAAIRCDAAVEEIVIRAGRTAGVRLSSGEMVEADAVVFNGDPAALAAGLLGASAGRAVPPVADTERSLSALTLSMVAGSDGFPLTRHGVFFSADYRSEFDDIFARRRLPADPTVYVCAQDRDDGAAAPAGPERLFAIINAPAETGTTSLRSEEIAACVEAFERRLRRSGFAPTIVETKTTPPAAFGRLFPATGGALYGRASHGWAASFQRPTARSRVPGLYLAGGAVHPGPGLPMAALSGWHAADLLTRDFASTATFRPAAMPGGTSTRPATTDATR; encoded by the coding sequence ATGGCGAAGGAAGCGTTCCGCAGCGGCGGGGGGGAGACCGGAAGACGGGTGGCGGTCGTCGGCGCAGGCGTCGGCGGGCTTTCCGCCGCCCTGCTCCTGGCGTCCCGCGGGCATCGGGTCACGGTGCTCGAGAAGGAACCGCGCCCCGGCGGCAAGCTCCGTGCGATCGAGGTGGCGGGCCGTCCGGTGGATTCGGGGCCGACCGTGCTGACCATGCGCGGCATCTTCGAGGGGTTGTTCGCGGCGGCCGGGCTGAGTTTTGCAGAGCGCGTGCCGACGACGAAGGCGGACATCCTCGCCCGGCACTGGTGGCCCGACGGGTCCCGCCTCGACCTTTACGCAGACGTCGACCGGTCGGCGGAGGCCATCGGCGTCTTCGCCGGCACGCGGGAAGCGAAAGCCTATCGTGCCTTCTGCGACCGGACGCGGGAGGTATTCCGCACGCTCGACGCATCCTTCATGCGCGAACCCGAGCCGGGGCTGCCGAAGCTCGTCGCCGGCGGCGGGATCGGCGGCCTCGCCGCGCTCGCCCGCATCCGGGCCTTCTCGTCGCTGTGGCAGGTGGTGTCGTCCCATTTCGCGGACGAGCGCCTGCGCCAGCTCTTCGGCCGCTATGCCACTTATTGCGGATCCTCGCCCTATGCGGCACCCGGCCCCCTGATGCTTGTCGCCCATGTCGAACAGTCGGGCGTATGGCTGGTCGAGGGCGGCATGCGCCGGCTGGCGGAGGGGCTGACGGGCGCCGCGACGTCGGCCGGCGCGGCGATCCGCTGCGATGCGGCCGTGGAGGAGATCGTGATCCGGGCGGGCCGGACGGCAGGCGTGCGGCTTTCGTCTGGCGAGATGGTGGAGGCCGATGCCGTCGTCTTCAACGGCGATCCGGCCGCGCTTGCGGCCGGCCTGCTCGGCGCATCGGCGGGGCGCGCCGTCCCGCCGGTCGCCGACACGGAGCGGTCGCTCTCGGCGCTGACGCTGTCGATGGTCGCCGGTTCGGACGGTTTCCCGCTGACCCGGCACGGCGTCTTCTTCTCGGCCGACTACCGGAGCGAGTTCGACGACATCTTCGCACGGCGCAGGCTTCCCGCGGACCCGACCGTCTACGTCTGCGCGCAGGACCGCGACGACGGTGCCGCCGCGCCGGCCGGGCCGGAGCGGCTGTTCGCCATCATCAATGCGCCGGCCGAGACCGGTACCACGTCACTTCGGAGCGAGGAGATCGCGGCATGCGTCGAAGCCTTCGAGAGGAGACTGCGGCGGTCGGGTTTCGCGCCGACGATCGTCGAGACGAAGACGACGCCGCCGGCGGCGTTCGGGCGGCTGTTCCCGGCGACGGGCGGAGCGCTCTACGGCAGGGCTTCGCACGGCTGGGCGGCGTCCTTCCAGCGGCCGACGGCGAGGAGCCGCGTCCCGGGGCTCTACCTCGCGGGAGGGGCGGTGCATCCGGGGCCCGGCCTGCCGATGGCGGCGCTCTCGGGCTGGCACGCGGCGGATCTCCTGACCCGCGACTTCGCTTCGACGGCGACGTTCCGCCCGGCGGCTATGCCTGGTGGTACGTCGACGCGACCAGCGACGACGGACGCCACGCGCTGA
- a CDS encoding polyprenyl synthetase family protein: protein MSLDDAANRIEQALRHALARSCGRSAPPRIAAAMQHAVFPGGQRIRPRLTLSIAAACGDDVPLLSAAGAAAVELLHCASLVHDDMPCFDNAGIRRGRPSVHAAYGEQIALLSGDGLIVLAFETVALAAAADPLRAAALSGVVARAVGMPYGIVAGQAWESEPSPDLVAYQRAKTGSLFAGASMAGAAAAGHDAEPWGALGFCLGEAYQVADDIRDVLCSEAEIGKPIGQDEALGRPNMVRELGVAGAARRLKDLVDEAVASVPACPGQTVLRAEIQSQASRFLPREASRVAA, encoded by the coding sequence ATGTCCCTCGACGATGCCGCCAACCGCATCGAACAGGCCCTCCGGCACGCCTTGGCGCGAAGTTGCGGACGCTCTGCGCCGCCGAGGATTGCGGCCGCCATGCAGCATGCGGTCTTCCCGGGCGGCCAGAGGATCCGGCCCCGGCTGACGCTCTCCATCGCCGCGGCGTGCGGCGACGACGTGCCGCTCCTGTCGGCCGCCGGCGCGGCTGCGGTGGAACTGCTGCATTGCGCCTCGCTCGTTCACGACGACATGCCGTGCTTCGACAATGCCGGCATACGGCGCGGCAGGCCTTCCGTGCACGCCGCCTATGGCGAGCAGATCGCGCTGCTGTCAGGCGACGGCCTGATCGTGCTCGCCTTTGAAACGGTGGCGCTCGCAGCCGCGGCCGATCCGCTGCGCGCGGCGGCACTCTCGGGCGTCGTGGCGCGTGCCGTCGGCATGCCCTACGGGATCGTCGCCGGTCAGGCCTGGGAGAGCGAGCCGTCACCCGACCTCGTCGCCTATCAGCGTGCCAAGACCGGTTCGCTCTTTGCCGGTGCCTCGATGGCGGGCGCGGCGGCGGCCGGACATGATGCGGAGCCCTGGGGTGCGCTCGGCTTCTGCCTCGGCGAGGCCTACCAGGTGGCTGACGATATCCGCGACGTGCTGTGCAGCGAGGCCGAGATCGGCAAACCGATCGGTCAGGACGAGGCGCTCGGGCGGCCGAACATGGTGCGCGAACTAGGCGTCGCCGGCGCTGCCCGGCGGCTGAAGGACCTCGTCGACGAAGCGGTGGCATCGGTCCCGGCCTGTCCCGGGCAGACGGTGCTTCGGGCCGAAATCCAGAGCCAGGCCTCGCGCTTCCTGCCGCGGGAGGCCTCCAGGGTCGCAGCGTGA